Proteins encoded together in one Impatiens glandulifera chromosome 1, dImpGla2.1, whole genome shotgun sequence window:
- the LOC124919602 gene encoding DDRGK domain-containing protein 1 isoform X2: MDDLFVAILSVFLIVALIPLYLWKRRQDSGSSDDVQEEQPQVRRRETVVRATGAARRMRRRPASGASTSSAPVEETIDESDEEADGGDFYNGKAPNKKEKKRQEREEQRQADEAARESRQSKQNRYDDIRRKKDEEREAQERQLEEEAKARQAKEEEAASQEFDQWKGEFSVDAEGTTENEVQDGTQGLLFDFVEYIKKHKCVPLEDLAAEFKMRTQDCINRITSLENMGRLSGVMDDRGKYIYISMEEMKAVADYIKRQGRVSISHLAAKSNQFIDLEQKPQFVENIEEITTAA, translated from the exons ATGGATGATCTTTTTGTGGCAATTCTTTCTGTGTTTCTTATCGTTGCACTGATACCTCTATATCTATGGAAGCGACGACAGGATTCTGGCTCTTCTGATGATGTTCAAGAAGAACAACCACAG GTTCGGCGGAGGGAAACTGTTGTGAGAGCTACTGGCGCAGCTCGTAGGATGCGTAGAAGACCAGCCTCGGGTGCGAGCACTTCATCTGCCCCGGTGGAAG AAACAATTGATGAGAGCGACGAGGAAGCAGATGGAGGGGACTTTTATAATGGTAAAGCTCCAAATAAAAAGGAGAAGAAACGACAAGAAAGGGAAGAACAAAGACAG GCTGACGAAGCTGCTCGTGAATCAAgacaatcaaaacaaaatcgTTACGATGATATACGGAGGAAGAAGGATGAGGAGAGGGAGGCACAAGAAAGACAACTG GAAGAAGAAGCCAAGGCTCGTCAAGCCAAGGAGGAGGAAGCTGCTTCTCAGGAGTTTGATCAATGGAAAGGAGAATTTTCAGTTGATGCTGAAGGTACAACAGAAAATGAAGTGCAAGATGGAACACAGGGATTGCTTTTTGACTTTGTGGAATACATTAAG AAACACAAATGTGTTCCATTGGAAGATCTTGCTGCAGAATTCAAGATGCGAACACAG GATTGTATTAACAGGATCACTTCTCTAGAGAATATGG GGCGATTATCTGGTGTGATGGATGACCGTGGAAAATACATTTACATCTCCATGGAAGAAATGAAAGCTGTTGCAGATTATATCAAGCGTCAGGGTAGAGTTAGCATCTCACACTTAGCCGCTAAGTCGAACCAGTTCATAGATTTGGAACAGAAACCTCAGTTTGTTGAGAACATAGAGGAGATAACTACTGCTGCTTGA
- the LOC124933808 gene encoding secreted RxLR effector protein 161-like, which produces MSDAKSVNVPLASYFVLNKDQSPKTETEITEMKNVPYSNAIGSVMYLMISTRPDIAYTISFLCRFMSNPGTNLVGYVDSNYANDRDNRKSTTSYVFTLCGSCISWKSQLQPIVALSTT; this is translated from the exons atGTCTGATGCTAAATCTGTGAATGTGCCTCTTGCTTCCTACTTTGTGTTAAATAAGGATCAGTCTCCTAAGactgaaactgaaataactgaaatgaagaatgtgcctTATTCCAATGCTATAGGATCTGTTATGTATCTCATGATTAGTACTAGGCCTGATATTGCATATACAATTAGTTTCTTGTGTAGATTTATGTCTAACCCTG GTACTAATTTGGTTGGTTATGTGGATTCCAATTATGCTAATGATAGGGATAATAGAAAGTCTACTACTtcctatgtgtttactttgtgtGGCTCTTGCATAAGTTGGAAGTCTCAACTTCAACCCATTGTTGCTTTATCTACTACATAA
- the LOC124920589 gene encoding thiamine thiazole synthase, chloroplastic-like, with protein MATMATALTSSLSTKTNPSFLDSSFHGIAISSSPIRVPQQPIRSSNHNFSLSVSASSSPPYDLNSFTFNPIKESIVSREMTRRYMTDMITYADTDVVIVGAGSAGLSCAYELSKNPNIQVAIVEQSVSPGGGAWLGGQLFSAMIVRKPAHHFLDELEIEYDEQDNYVVIKHAALFTSTIMSKLLARPNVKLFNAVAAEDLIVKQGRVGGVVTNWALVSMNHDTQSCMDPNVMEAKVVVSSCGHDGPFGATGVKRLKSIGMIDSVPGMKALDMNAAEDAIVKLTREIVPGMIVTGMEVAEIDGAPRMGPTFGAMMISGQKAAHLALRALGLPNALDDESNVVGEIRPELMLASAEGGIETADA; from the exons atgGCGACCATGGCCACTGCACTTACATCTTCTCTCTCAACCAAAACCAACCCATCTTTCTTAGATTCTTCCTTCCATGGAATCGCCATTTCTTCATCTCCCATCAGAGTTCCCCAGCAGCCCATCAGATCCTCCAAtcacaatttctctctttctgTCTCCGCTTCCTCATCTCCTCCCTACGATTTGAATTCATTCACCTTCAATCCCATCAAGGAATCAATCGTTTCCCGAGAGATGACCCGTCGATACATGACTGATATGATCACTTATGCCGATACCGACGTCGTCATTGTCGGCGCCGGCTCCGCCGGTCTCTCCTGCGCCTACGAGCTCAGCAAGAACCCTAATATTCAG GTGGCCATAGTGGAACAATCCGTCAGCCCTGGAGGAGGTGCGTGGCTGGGAGGACAGCTGTTCTCGGCCATGATCGTTCGGAAGCCGGCACATCATTTTCTGGATGAATTAGAAATTGAGTACGATGAGCAGGACAACTACGTTGTGATCAAGCACGCGGCTTTGTTTACTTCGACGATCATGAGTAAGCTATTGGCGAGGCCGAATGTGAAGCTATTCAATGCGGTGGCTGCAGAGGATTTGATCGTGAAACAAGGAAGAGTTGGAGGTGTGGTGACGAACTGGGCTTTAGTTTCAATGAACCATGATACACAGTCGTGTATGGATCCGAATGTGATGGAGGCGAAAGTGGTGGTGAGTTCTTGTGGACATGATGGACCATTTGGTGCCACTGGTGTGAAGAGGTTGAAGAGTATTGGAATGATTGATAGTGTACCTGGAATGAAAGCTTTGGATATGAACGCGGCTGAGGATGCTATTGTTAAGTTGACGAGGGAGATCGTTCCTGGGATGATTGTTACTGGTATGGAGGTGGCTGAGATCGACGGTGCTCCGAGAATg GGGCCTACATTTGGGGCGATGATGATATCAGGGCAAAAAGCAGCTCATTTGGCTTTGAGGGCACTGGGACTTCCGAACGCATTGGATGATGAATCGAATGTCGTCGGAGAAATCCGGCCGGAATTGATGCTGGCGTCGGCGGAGGGCGGCATTGAAACTGCAGATGCCTAG
- the LOC124919602 gene encoding DDRGK domain-containing protein 1 isoform X1, protein MDDLFVAILSVFLIVALIPLYLWKRRQDSGSSDDVQEEQPQQVRRRETVVRATGAARRMRRRPASGASTSSAPVEETIDESDEEADGGDFYNGKAPNKKEKKRQEREEQRQADEAARESRQSKQNRYDDIRRKKDEEREAQERQLEEEAKARQAKEEEAASQEFDQWKGEFSVDAEGTTENEVQDGTQGLLFDFVEYIKKHKCVPLEDLAAEFKMRTQDCINRITSLENMGRLSGVMDDRGKYIYISMEEMKAVADYIKRQGRVSISHLAAKSNQFIDLEQKPQFVENIEEITTAA, encoded by the exons ATGGATGATCTTTTTGTGGCAATTCTTTCTGTGTTTCTTATCGTTGCACTGATACCTCTATATCTATGGAAGCGACGACAGGATTCTGGCTCTTCTGATGATGTTCAAGAAGAACAACCACAG CAGGTTCGGCGGAGGGAAACTGTTGTGAGAGCTACTGGCGCAGCTCGTAGGATGCGTAGAAGACCAGCCTCGGGTGCGAGCACTTCATCTGCCCCGGTGGAAG AAACAATTGATGAGAGCGACGAGGAAGCAGATGGAGGGGACTTTTATAATGGTAAAGCTCCAAATAAAAAGGAGAAGAAACGACAAGAAAGGGAAGAACAAAGACAG GCTGACGAAGCTGCTCGTGAATCAAgacaatcaaaacaaaatcgTTACGATGATATACGGAGGAAGAAGGATGAGGAGAGGGAGGCACAAGAAAGACAACTG GAAGAAGAAGCCAAGGCTCGTCAAGCCAAGGAGGAGGAAGCTGCTTCTCAGGAGTTTGATCAATGGAAAGGAGAATTTTCAGTTGATGCTGAAGGTACAACAGAAAATGAAGTGCAAGATGGAACACAGGGATTGCTTTTTGACTTTGTGGAATACATTAAG AAACACAAATGTGTTCCATTGGAAGATCTTGCTGCAGAATTCAAGATGCGAACACAG GATTGTATTAACAGGATCACTTCTCTAGAGAATATGG GGCGATTATCTGGTGTGATGGATGACCGTGGAAAATACATTTACATCTCCATGGAAGAAATGAAAGCTGTTGCAGATTATATCAAGCGTCAGGGTAGAGTTAGCATCTCACACTTAGCCGCTAAGTCGAACCAGTTCATAGATTTGGAACAGAAACCTCAGTTTGTTGAGAACATAGAGGAGATAACTACTGCTGCTTGA